One window from the genome of Megalobrama amblycephala isolate DHTTF-2021 linkage group LG4, ASM1881202v1, whole genome shotgun sequence encodes:
- the angptl2a gene encoding angiopoietin-related protein 2a, with protein sequence MTVVTLKRFLLALLTITLSRPDSASLGFAEEFESRDDVLESEFMYAGRSKRSPEPPSTSDVDKCSYTFIVPQQKSTGAICVNSKEPEALLENRVNKQELELLNGELHKQRRQIETLQQLVEVDGGVVNEVKLLRKESRNMNARVTQLYMQLLHEIIRKRDNALEVSQLENRVLNHTSEMQQLTARYRDLEHKYQHLASLASNQSAIIVQLEEQCRRGGFVGGGGGGGGAGVVRQARPYQPPAILPQAPQTPQHRQPPQPPVQHSPVRPFHPPTYTRHNNQITNEIQSDQNSKAMPPTLPTMASETHSFSTDKPSGPFKDCLQALEEGHTNSNMYLLKPENTNKLMQVWCDQRHDPGGWTVIQRRMDGSVNFFRNWETYKQGFGNIDGEYWLGLENIYWLTNQGNYKLLVTLEDWSGRKTFAEYASFRLEPEADFYKLRVGRYHGNAGDSLTWHNGKQFTTLDRDHDAYTGNCAHYQKGGWWYNACAHSNLNGVWYRGGHYRSRYQDGVYWAEFRGGSYSLKKVTMMIRPNPNTFH encoded by the exons ATGACTGTCGTCACTTTGAAGCGCTTTCTTCTGGCCCTGCTGACCATCACCCTGTCCAGACCCGACTCTGCTTCGCTTGGGTTCGCTGAGGAGTTCGAAAGCCGAGATGATGTACTTGAAAGTGAGTTCATGTATGCTGGACGATCCAAACGCTCCCCTGAACCTCCCAGCACCTCTGATGTGGACAAATGTTCCTACACCTTCATCGTGCCTCAGCAGAAGTCCACGGGCGCCATCTGTGTGAACTCGAAAGAGCCGGAAGCCCTGCTGGAGAACCGCGTGAACAAGCAGGAGCTGGAGCTGCTGAACGGAGAGCTGCACAAGCAGCGGCGTCAGATCGAGACGCTGCAGCAGCTGGTGGAGGTGGACGGCGGAGTGGTGAACGAAGTCAAGCTCCTTCGCAAGGAGTCGCGCAACATGAACGCCCGAGTTACGCAGCTCTACATGCAGCTGCTGCATGAGATCATACGCAAGAGAGACAATGCGCTTGAGGTTTCTCAGCTGGAGAACCGCGTGCTGAATCACACGTCAGAAATGCAGCAGCTAACCGCACGCTATCGGGATCTGGAGCACAAATACCAGCACTTGGCATCGCTTGCCAGCAATCAGAGCGCGATCATAGTGCAGCTAGAAGAGCAGTGCAGAAGAGGAGGTTTtgttggtggtggtggtggtggtggtggagcTGGTGTTGTACGACAAGCACGACCTTACCAGCCTCCTGCAATACTACCACAGGCACCACAGACGCCTCAACATCGCCAACCACCTCAACCTCCGGTCCAGCACTCCCCCGTCAGGCCTTTCCACCCTCCTACCTACACCCGCCACAACAACCAGATCACCAATGAGATCCAGAGTGACCAAAACTCCAAAGCAATGCCGCCAACTTTACCGACCATGGCCTCTGAAACACACAGTTTCTCAACAGATAAACCCTCAG GACCATTCAAAGACTGCTTACAGGCTCTAGAGGAAGGACACACCAACAGCAATATGTATCTACTGAAGCCGGAAAATACCAACAAACTGATGCAGGTCTGGTGTGACCAGAGACACGACCCCGGCGGCTGGACCGTCATACAAAGACGCATGGACGGATCGGTTAACTTCTTTCGCAACTGGGAGACATATAAG CAAGGATTTGGGAACATCGATGGTGAATACTGGCTTGGTTTGGAGAACATCTACTGGTTGACCAACCAAGGCAACTATAAGCTGCTGGTGACACTCGAGGACTGGTCAGGCAGGAAGACGTTTGCAGAATACGCCAGTTTCCGTTTGGAGCCAGAGGCGGACTTCTACAAGCTGAGGGTGGGCCGTTACCATGGCAACGCCGGAGATTCGCTCACCTGGCACAATGGGAAACAGTTTACCACCTTAGACAGAGATCACGACGCGTACACAG GAAATTGTGCCCACTATCAGAAGGGAGGTTGGTGGTACAACGCCTGCGCCCACTCGAACCTGAATGGCGTATGGTACCGCGGTGGGCATTACCGCAGCCGTTACCAGGATGGAGTTTACTGGGCTGAGTTCCGCGGTGGGTCGTATTCCTTGAAGAAGGTCACTATGATGATCCGGCCAAATCCCAACACTTTCCATTAG